A window from Blastocatellia bacterium encodes these proteins:
- a CDS encoding DegQ family serine endoprotease, translating to MAGGKMMKIRMWVGAVGLGLALVVGAVAGSLITAKNQGLPLYTARVVPLYIATHEARGEGHAPLPMTFAPIVKPAMAAVVNISSSKMVRTPGAGPWAPLFNDPFFRQFFGDRFPFSIPRERREQSLGSGVIVSPEGYILTNNHVVEGATDIKVVLDDNRELKARIVGTDPKTDVAVLKVDAGNLPTLTLGDSSKVQVGDLVFAIGNPFGLSRTVTMGIVSATGRGNLGIEDYEDFIQTDAPINPGNSGGALINARGELIGINTAILSSGAQGNQGIGFAIPINMARQVMEQILRHGKVIRGYLGVTIQPVTPAIAKAFGLPQARGALVADVRPDSPAARSGLSRGDIILELSGQPIHESRELQLKIAQMAPGTTVRLKIFRNGQEREVSVRLDELPSQPPSRNNQDNEPSSALDGISVDELTPQVARQLGLSASMRGVVIVDVEPGSAAADAGLQRGDVIQEVNRQPVTSVREFERAVEQAGKNSVLLLVNRGGNTFYVVVEPY from the coding sequence ATGGCAGGGGGAAAGATGATGAAAATCCGAATGTGGGTGGGAGCGGTCGGGCTAGGCCTGGCACTGGTTGTGGGTGCCGTGGCGGGATCGCTGATCACGGCGAAGAACCAGGGATTGCCGCTATATACAGCGCGGGTGGTTCCCCTGTATATAGCGACACATGAAGCCCGGGGCGAAGGTCATGCACCGCTGCCCATGACCTTCGCTCCCATCGTCAAGCCGGCGATGGCTGCGGTCGTCAATATCTCTTCATCGAAGATGGTTCGCACGCCGGGGGCAGGTCCCTGGGCGCCGCTGTTCAACGACCCCTTTTTCCGGCAATTCTTTGGTGATCGGTTCCCGTTCAGCATCCCGCGCGAGCGACGCGAGCAGAGCCTGGGTTCCGGAGTCATCGTTAGCCCTGAAGGCTACATCCTCACCAACAACCACGTGGTTGAGGGCGCCACGGACATTAAGGTTGTCCTGGACGATAACCGCGAACTCAAAGCGCGCATCGTGGGTACCGACCCGAAAACCGACGTGGCCGTACTGAAAGTTGATGCCGGCAATCTACCGACGCTCACACTGGGAGATTCCTCGAAGGTTCAAGTGGGTGATCTTGTGTTTGCGATTGGCAATCCCTTCGGTCTGAGTCGGACGGTGACCATGGGAATTGTCAGCGCCACCGGACGCGGCAACTTGGGGATTGAGGATTATGAGGACTTCATCCAGACGGACGCTCCCATCAATCCGGGTAATTCCGGCGGGGCGCTCATCAATGCACGTGGCGAGTTGATCGGCATCAACACGGCGATCCTCTCCAGCGGCGCCCAGGGCAATCAGGGCATCGGGTTCGCTATTCCCATCAATATGGCCCGTCAGGTGATGGAGCAAATCCTTCGGCATGGAAAGGTGATCCGGGGCTACCTCGGTGTGACCATTCAGCCGGTGACCCCCGCGATAGCGAAGGCGTTTGGCCTCCCCCAAGCGCGCGGGGCGCTGGTGGCCGATGTCCGGCCCGACAGCCCAGCGGCACGGAGCGGCCTGAGCAGAGGCGATATTATCCTCGAACTCAGTGGCCAGCCTATCCACGAGAGTCGGGAGCTGCAACTGAAGATCGCGCAAATGGCCCCGGGGACCACTGTGCGCCTGAAAATCTTCCGCAATGGCCAGGAGCGAGAGGTATCAGTTCGGTTAGATGAATTGCCCAGCCAACCACCGTCTCGCAATAACCAGGACAATGAGCCGTCGAGCGCCCTCGATGGCATCAGCGTGGACGAATTAACTCCGCAGGTGGCCCGGCAGTTGGGCCTGTCCGCCTCGATGCGCGGCGTCGTGATCGTTGACGTGGAACCCGGAAGCGCGGCAGCCGACGCCGGTTTACAACGTGGCGATGTGATTCAAGAGGTGAATCGCCAACCTGTCACCAGCGTCCGCGAGTTTGAGCGCGCTGTCGAGCAGGCGGGAAAGAACTCGGTGCTGCTGCTCGTGAATCGAGGGGGAAACACGTTTTACGTTGTCGTCGAACCATACTAA
- a CDS encoding BON domain-containing protein, with amino-acid sequence MKGAMKATMIVLLTAVSLGTRAVLAMAQQSRNRLSDETIKTLVERRLIKHHLQRDNNIAVSVEDGVVTLTGTVRSLAEKQQAEKDARSVDDVANVENHLSISPESLSDQQIADAVARNIRTYAFYDIFDWITGDVNNGVVTLKGWVREPWRKSDYERLATRVPGVKEVRNDIQVLPTSIFDDQLRIRIARLIYHDPVFERYAFQPYPPIHIIVENGNVILEGTVSDPVERQLAETIVRGDTLALSVTNNLKVESPREPRKDHLL; translated from the coding sequence ATGAAAGGGGCAATGAAGGCGACGATGATCGTTCTCTTAACTGCCGTGAGTCTCGGCACGCGCGCCGTTCTGGCGATGGCTCAACAGAGTCGCAACCGCCTCTCGGATGAGACGATCAAAACCCTGGTGGAGCGCCGGCTCATTAAGCACCACTTGCAGCGAGACAACAACATCGCTGTGTCGGTTGAGGATGGCGTCGTGACGCTCACGGGAACTGTGCGCAGCCTGGCCGAGAAACAGCAAGCCGAGAAAGACGCGCGCAGCGTGGATGACGTTGCCAATGTAGAGAACCATTTGAGCATCTCACCGGAAAGCCTTTCCGATCAGCAGATCGCCGACGCCGTGGCCAGAAACATCCGCACGTATGCCTTCTACGATATCTTTGATTGGATCACGGGGGACGTGAATAATGGCGTGGTGACGTTGAAAGGATGGGTGCGCGAGCCGTGGCGCAAAAGCGATTACGAGCGATTGGCAACGCGAGTCCCGGGCGTAAAGGAGGTGCGGAACGACATTCAGGTTCTCCCCACTTCGATCTTCGACGATCAACTGCGCATTCGGATCGCTCGGCTGATCTACCATGATCCGGTGTTCGAGCGATATGCGTTCCAACCCTATCCGCCGATCCACATCATCGTCGAGAACGGAAACGTCATTCTCGAAGGTACGGTCAGCGATCCGGTCGAGCGGCAATTGGCCGAGACGATCGTCCGGGGGGATACGTTGGCGTTGAGCGTGACGAATAATCTCAAAGTGGAATCGCCACGAGAGCCCCGGAAGGATCACCTGCTTTGA
- a CDS encoding DedA family protein produces MLHWVVRHEYVGIFSLLMLGVVGIPFPDEGVLTFAGYLIYKGDLRPVPTAAAAFLGSVCGITVSYGLGRTIGLYLIKRYGHLIRLRIEEVDRVEQWFDRIGKWGLLLGYFVPGVRHLIAIVAGVVKLRLPVFAAFAYTGGFIWSVTFIAMGYLLGEEWAWISTRIPRPLAIGSGALVALLWLFWVARGRKS; encoded by the coding sequence GTGCTTCATTGGGTGGTGCGACATGAGTACGTGGGGATTTTTTCCCTGCTCATGCTGGGCGTCGTCGGCATTCCTTTTCCGGACGAAGGCGTGCTTACCTTCGCTGGCTATCTGATTTACAAAGGCGACCTGCGTCCTGTTCCCACCGCGGCGGCAGCGTTTCTCGGCAGCGTCTGCGGCATCACCGTCAGTTATGGATTGGGCCGCACGATTGGTCTTTACCTGATCAAAAGATACGGACATCTCATTCGCCTCAGGATCGAAGAGGTGGATCGTGTCGAGCAGTGGTTCGATCGCATCGGCAAGTGGGGCTTGCTGCTGGGCTACTTTGTACCGGGCGTCCGCCATCTCATCGCCATAGTAGCTGGAGTTGTCAAACTTCGACTCCCCGTGTTCGCCGCTTTCGCTTATACGGGAGGATTCATCTGGTCGGTGACGTTCATCGCCATGGGTTATCTCTTGGGCGAAGAATGGGCCTGGATCTCAACCAGGATCCCCCGTCCGCTGGCCATCGGTTCGGGCGCGCTCGTTGCTCTCCTCTGGCTTTTTTGGGTCGCGCGAGGGAGGAAATCGTAG
- a CDS encoding nitrate/sulfonate/bicarbonate ABC transporter ATP-binding protein, whose amino-acid sequence MTERERGGRTPPNPIVEARAVEMFYLQPDGRRIEVIAPIDLAIYPDRIIALLGPSGSGKSTLLRILTGLVRPSAGEVLWHGQPLNSQRPNAAIVFQSFALFPWLTVLENVEAPLKARGLGRVERRKRALKILDMVGLDGFETAYPKELSGGMKQRVGFARALVVEPEVLFMDEPFSALDVLTAENLRSELLELWLDRKMPTRAVFLVTHNIEEAVLLADRIIVLSRNPARIRADFEVQLAHPRDRKAAQFVELVDYIYKILTQPREEPTQLLTEAKQAAVSEPPTMKYQMLPHARPGGIAGLMEILLDRGGRDDLHRLAADLIMEVDDLLPIVEAAGILGFVNLQEGDVEITPEGQAFAEADILTRKALFRQAALQHVRLLQQIEHALRTKSDHALPDDFFLDILEEHFSEEESQRQLDTAIHWGRYAEIFDYDAEKGRLILTEQ is encoded by the coding sequence ATGACGGAGCGTGAGCGAGGAGGCAGGACACCACCGAATCCCATCGTCGAAGCGCGCGCGGTGGAGATGTTCTATCTTCAACCGGACGGACGTCGTATCGAGGTGATTGCCCCAATTGATCTGGCCATTTACCCAGATCGCATCATCGCCCTTCTTGGTCCGTCCGGCTCGGGCAAGTCCACGCTGCTAAGAATTCTCACGGGATTAGTGCGGCCGTCCGCCGGCGAGGTCCTCTGGCACGGGCAGCCGCTCAATAGTCAGCGCCCGAATGCCGCCATCGTCTTTCAAAGTTTCGCGCTTTTCCCCTGGTTGACCGTGCTGGAAAATGTCGAAGCTCCCCTCAAGGCGCGTGGCCTCGGCAGGGTCGAGCGGCGCAAGCGCGCATTGAAAATTCTCGACATGGTCGGCTTGGACGGATTCGAGACGGCTTATCCCAAGGAGCTGTCCGGCGGGATGAAGCAGCGCGTCGGATTCGCGCGGGCGTTGGTCGTGGAACCGGAAGTGCTGTTCATGGATGAGCCGTTCTCGGCTCTCGATGTGCTGACGGCGGAGAACCTCCGCAGCGAGTTGTTAGAATTGTGGCTGGATCGAAAGATGCCAACGCGCGCGGTCTTCCTCGTTACGCATAACATTGAGGAGGCCGTTCTGTTGGCTGATCGCATCATCGTGCTGAGCCGCAATCCGGCTCGCATCCGCGCCGACTTTGAGGTTCAACTGGCTCACCCGCGCGACCGCAAGGCGGCTCAGTTCGTTGAATTGGTGGACTACATTTACAAGATCCTCACCCAACCTCGCGAAGAGCCGACACAATTGCTAACCGAAGCCAAGCAGGCAGCTGTCAGTGAACCTCCAACAATGAAGTATCAGATGTTGCCGCACGCGCGACCGGGCGGCATCGCTGGCTTAATGGAGATTTTGCTCGACCGTGGCGGGCGCGATGATCTGCATCGCCTTGCGGCCGATTTGATCATGGAAGTGGATGATCTATTGCCGATCGTCGAGGCCGCGGGGATACTGGGATTCGTCAACCTTCAAGAAGGCGATGTGGAGATCACACCCGAGGGTCAGGCCTTCGCCGAAGCTGACATTCTCACCCGAAAAGCTCTCTTCCGCCAGGCGGCGCTCCAGCATGTCCGTCTCCTGCAGCAGATCGAACATGCACTTCGCACCAAATCCGATCATGCCTTGCCCGATGATTTCTTCCTGGACATCTTGGAGGAGCACTTCAGCGAAGAGGAAAGCCAACGGCAACTCGACACAGCGATTCATTGGGGTCGCTACGCCGAAATCTTCGATTACGATGCCGAGAAGGGACGACTTATATTAACGGAGCAATAA
- a CDS encoding energy transducer TonB yields MERAQLFETLESESFGARFLRTLRESWRDFREDPKGFLQALLGAESEPLWKRLQLGLRDHWQEFRADPQSYLRFLLSSSEPDQRRKRILFAGWLLSVVAIVAVVSLEKAVHRPIPHHLEPQIAQATVTLVEPLPPPPLYAPRQRVRAGGGGGGGRKEAQPPSFGKLPKAELKPPIVAPSPHPPEIKEPSLPVLPTIMAQPELLPKLDLSLPLGDPTSHSSIPSSGPGSGGGIGAGQGGGVGPGRGVGYGPGEGWNTGGGAPRIGGGDVTSRPIITFKPRPEWTEEARRNRIQGVVILSATFGADGRIKQVRVIRGLGYGLDEKAIEAATKIQFVPARDARGNPMDWRGTIYVEFHLL; encoded by the coding sequence ATGGAACGCGCTCAACTTTTCGAGACGCTTGAGTCCGAATCTTTCGGCGCTCGATTCCTCCGAACCCTTCGAGAAAGCTGGCGAGATTTTCGCGAGGACCCGAAGGGTTTTCTTCAAGCCCTCTTGGGCGCGGAATCCGAGCCCCTGTGGAAAAGACTTCAGCTGGGTTTGCGGGATCACTGGCAAGAATTTCGCGCCGATCCCCAGAGCTATCTCCGATTCCTCCTGAGCAGCAGCGAGCCGGATCAGCGACGAAAGCGCATCTTGTTCGCTGGATGGCTCCTTTCCGTGGTTGCGATTGTTGCCGTCGTGTCGCTAGAGAAAGCCGTTCACCGGCCCATCCCCCATCACCTGGAACCCCAGATTGCCCAAGCTACCGTGACACTGGTCGAACCTTTGCCTCCACCACCACTGTATGCGCCGCGGCAGCGGGTGCGAGCCGGCGGTGGCGGCGGGGGAGGACGAAAGGAGGCGCAACCACCTTCTTTTGGCAAGCTGCCAAAGGCTGAACTGAAGCCGCCCATTGTCGCTCCGAGCCCTCACCCCCCCGAGATCAAAGAGCCTTCTCTTCCCGTGCTGCCCACGATCATGGCGCAACCAGAACTTCTTCCAAAGCTCGACCTCAGCCTCCCCCTTGGCGATCCGACGAGTCACTCATCCATCCCCTCATCGGGACCAGGATCGGGTGGCGGCATCGGAGCAGGTCAAGGAGGTGGTGTCGGTCCTGGACGAGGCGTCGGATATGGCCCGGGAGAAGGATGGAATACAGGAGGAGGCGCGCCTCGGATCGGCGGCGGAGACGTCACCAGCCGCCCCATCATCACGTTCAAACCCAGGCCGGAATGGACGGAGGAAGCCCGGCGAAATCGCATTCAGGGAGTCGTCATCCTCAGCGCTACCTTCGGCGCCGATGGGAGGATCAAACAGGTCCGCGTCATTCGAGGATTAGGATACGGCCTCGATGAGAAGGCCATCGAAGCGGCCACGAAGATCCAGTTCGTCCCCGCGCGCGACGCCCGAGGAAATCCGATGGATTGGCGAGGGACGATCTACGTCGAATTCCACCTGTTGTGA